A stretch of Triticum aestivum cultivar Chinese Spring chromosome 1D, IWGSC CS RefSeq v2.1, whole genome shotgun sequence DNA encodes these proteins:
- the LOC123172509 gene encoding agglutinin isolectin 3-like: protein MMSTRALALGAAVVLAFAAATAHAQRCGEQGSGMECPNNLCCSQYGYCGMGGDYCGNGCQNGACYTSKRCGTQAAGATCPNNHCCSQYGHCGFGEEYCGAGCQGGPCRANIKCGSQAGGKLCPNNLCCSQWGYCGLGSEFCSNGCQSGACSSSKPCGKDNGGRVCTNNYCCSQWGHCGIGPGYCGAGCQSGGCDAVFADAITANSTLLRE from the coding sequence atgatgagcaCCAGGGCCCTCGCTCTCGGCGCGGCTGTCGTCCTCGCCTTCGCCGCGGCGACCGCGCACGCCCAGAGGTGCGGCGAGCAGGGCAGCGGCATGGAGTGCCCTAACAACCTCTGCTGCAGCCAGTACGGGTACTGCGGCATGGGCGGCGACTACTGCGGCAACGGCTGCCAGAACGGCGCCTGCTacaccagcaagcgctgcggcacCCAGGCCGCCGGCGCGACCTGCCCTAACAACCACTGCTGCAGCCAGTATGGGCACTGCGGCTTCGGCGAGGAGTACTGCGGCGCCGGCTGCCAGGGCGGCCCCTGCCGCGCCAACATCAAGTGCGGCAGCCAGGCCGGTGGCAAGCTATGCCCCAACAACCTCTGCTGCAGCCAGTGGGGTTACTGCGGCCTCGGTTCCGAGTTCTGCAGCAACGGCTGCCAAAGCGGCGCCTGCAGCTCCTCCAAGCCGTGCGGTAAGGACAATGGTGGCAGGGTTTGCACTAACAACTATTGTTGTAGTCAGTGGGGCCATTGTGGCATCGGCCCGGGCTACTGTGGTGCAGGCTGCCAGAGCGGCGGCTGCGACGCTGTCTTCGCCGACGCTATCACCGCCAACTCCACCCTTCTCAGAGAGTGA